A single region of the Vicia villosa cultivar HV-30 ecotype Madison, WI linkage group LG4, Vvil1.0, whole genome shotgun sequence genome encodes:
- the LOC131595444 gene encoding ATP synthase gamma chain, chloroplastic, with protein sequence MSCSNVTMLVSSKPSLPDASNLSFRSALNPFQLPSQNSSSSCTPSRPTSIQCSLRDLRNRIDSVKNTQKITEAMKLVAAAKVRRAQEAVVNGRPFSETLVEVLYSINEQLQTDDIEAPLTKLRPVKKVALVVCTGDRGLCGGFNNAVIKKAEARIAELKDLGLEYTVISVGKKGNSYFLRRPYIPVDRFLEGGSLPTAKEAQTIADDVFSLFVSEEVDKVELLYTKFVSLVKSDPIIHTLLPLSPKGEICDINGNCVDAAEDELFRLTTKEGKLTVERDAIRSKTLDFSPILQFEQDPVQILDALLPLYLNSQILRALQESLASELAARMTAMSSAYDNAVELKKDLSMVYNRQRQAKITGEILEIVAGADALT encoded by the coding sequence ATGTCTTGCTCCAATGTCACCATGTTAGTCTCCTCCAAACCTTCATTACCTGATGCTTCCAACCTCTCCTTCCGTTCTGCTCTCAACCCTTTTCAGCTTCCTTCACAAAACTCATCATCTTCATGCACCCCTTCAAGGCCCACCTCAATCCAGTGTAGTCTCAGAGATCTCCGAAACCGTATCGATTCCGTCAAAAACACTCAGAAGATCACCGAGGCAATGAAGCTTGTCGCTGCTGCTAAAGTCAGAAGAGCTCAAGAAGCTGTGGTGAATGGCAGACCTTTCTCAGAGACACTTGTTGAGGTTCTTTACAGCATCAATGAACAGCTTCAAACCGACGATATCGAAGCCCCTCTAACTAAGCTTAGACCGGTGAAGAAAGTTGCTCTCGTCGTTTGCACGGGTGATCGAGGTCTCTGTGGTGGATTCAACAATGCAGTAATTAAAAAAGCTGAAGCTAGAATTGCTGAGTTGAAAGATCTTGGTCTTGAGTACACTGTCATCAGTGTTGGTAAAAAGGGTAACTCTTATTTCCTTCGTAGACCTTATATACCTGTTGATAGGTTTCTCGAAGGTGGATCACTTCCTACTGCTAAAGAAGCACAGACCATTGCTGATGATGTTTTCTCACTTTTTGTTAGTGAAGAAGTTGATAAAGTTGAACTTTTGTACACTAAGTTTGTGTCACTAGTGAAATCTGATCCTATAATTCACACTTTGCTTCCACTCTCACCAAAAGGTGAAATCTGTGATATCAATGGAAACTGTGTTGATGCTGCCGAGGATGAGCTTTTCAGGTTGACAACAAAAGAAGGAAAGTTAACCGTTGAAAGAGATGCTATTCGTTCTAAGACGCTTGATTTTTCGCCAATTTTGCAGTTTGAGCAGGATCCTGTTCAGATTCTCGATGCACTTTTGCCGCTTTATCTCAACAGTCAAATCTTGAGGGCGCTGCAGGAATCACTTGCCAGTGAGTTAGCTGCTAGAATGACTGCTATGAGTAGTGCTTATGATAATGCGGTTGAGTTGAAGAAGGATTTGTCAATGGTTTACAATAGGCAACGTCAAGCGAAGATCACTGGTGAAATTCTCGAAATTGTTGCTGGAGCCGATGCTTTGACATAG